One stretch of Brevibacillus laterosporus DNA includes these proteins:
- a CDS encoding ArsR family transcriptional regulator yields the protein MNREIQQFKAEFFKALAHPLRIRILEVLCEGDKNVNELQAILGTEGSAVSQQLAVLRNKNVVSGTKEGTSVIYSLRDPLIKDLLKVSKQIFDNHLVDAISLLKNIRNE from the coding sequence ATGAACCGTGAAATTCAACAATTTAAAGCAGAATTTTTTAAAGCGTTGGCTCATCCATTACGTATTCGAATCCTAGAAGTACTGTGTGAAGGTGATAAGAACGTTAATGAACTTCAGGCTATTTTAGGAACTGAAGGTTCTGCTGTGTCGCAGCAGTTAGCTGTCCTTAGAAATAAGAATGTAGTTAGTGGCACAAAAGAAGGGACTTCTGTGATCTATTCACTTAGAGACCCCCTTATTAAAGACCTTCTTAAGGTTTCCAAACAGATTTTTGACAATCATCTAGTAGACGCAATTTCTCTATTGAAAAACATACGAAATGAATAG
- a CDS encoding VOC family protein produces the protein MFKQIQCLAIYTKDLEASVVFYEKMGVVKKWEVEQIPGKPWKLVGMGFVEGQVELVLKDNPELDFIEPEIIVEDVPAFYEQWKDDPAIHWIRTPFANSLGGHVAVMEAPDGNVFVLVGK, from the coding sequence ATGTTTAAGCAAATACAATGTCTTGCTATCTATACAAAAGATTTGGAAGCATCTGTTGTTTTCTATGAAAAAATGGGGGTAGTAAAAAAGTGGGAGGTTGAACAAATCCCAGGAAAACCATGGAAGCTAGTTGGTATGGGATTTGTGGAAGGCCAGGTAGAACTTGTGTTGAAAGACAACCCAGAGCTAGATTTCATAGAGCCAGAAATTATTGTGGAGGATGTTCCTGCTTTCTATGAACAATGGAAAGACGATCCTGCTATCCATTGGATTCGCACACCGTTTGCCAATTCATTAGGTGGTCATGTAGCTGTTATGGAAGCGCCAGATGGAAATGTGTTTGTATTGGTCGGGAAGTAA
- a CDS encoding NTTRR-F1 domain, translated as MKVVICLSFINKIVNGDFETGTLIPWSFENVAINSLQSHTGFFSARLFGNTASSLLFQAVPVTPGDSFEFFLSIAKLGNLASPQVNIVLFYLDALNNPISLGLNFTIPSGHLPNNANNNWATIYETTSAVPATATQALLIIEKIPTLSTADIVVDDIVLLQTSAGVGPTGATGATGATGDVGPTGATGDTGPTGATGDVGPTGATGDTGPTGATGDVGPTGATGDTGPTGATGDVGPTGATGDTGATGATGDVGPTGATGDTGATGATGDVGPTGATGDTGATGATGDVGPTGATGDTGPTGATGDTGATGATGDVGPTGATGDTGPTGATGDVGPTGATGDTGPTGATGDVGPTGATGDTGPTGATGDTGPTGATGDTGATGATGDVGPTGATGDTGATGATGDVGPTGATGDTGATGATGDVGPTGATGDTGATGATGDVGPTGATGDTGATGATGDVGPTGATGDVGPTGATGDTGATGATGDVGPTGATGATGDVGPTGATGATGDVGPTGATGDVGPTGATGDTGATGATGDVGPTGATGDTGATGATGDVGPTGATGDTGATGATGDVGPTGATGDTGATGATGDVGPTGATGDTGATGATGDVGPTGATGATGDVGPTGATGATGDVGPTGATGDVGPTGATGDTGATGATGDVGPTGATGDTGATGATGDVGPTGATGATGDVGPTGATGATGDVGPTGATGATGDVGPTGATGDVGPTGATGATGDVGPTGATGDTGATGATGDVGPTGATGATGDVGPTGATGDVGPTGATGDTGATGATGDVGPTGATGATGDVGPTGATGDTGATGATGDVGPTGATGATGDVGPTGATGATGDVGPTGATGATGDVGPTGATGATGDVGPTGATGDVGPTGATGDTGPTGPTGATGVAGVFSPAYGHFQLSKTMLINPNGAIAFDITGPTTGGVALANSSTINITQGGDYSIFVLMTVSPLSTSEPENIEVGLLINNIEIPDFKTNTTISNSDSNGLPIQFSIDAIVSIPDNSTLQLRNLLNNSFTINSNSVNSGTIKIIKLN; from the coding sequence ATGAAAGTGGTGATTTGTTTGTCCTTTATTAACAAAATAGTAAACGGTGATTTTGAAACGGGAACCCTCATACCGTGGAGTTTTGAAAATGTAGCCATTAATTCGCTACAGAGTCATACCGGTTTTTTTAGTGCACGATTATTTGGAAATACAGCTAGTAGTTTATTGTTTCAAGCAGTACCCGTAACACCTGGAGATAGTTTTGAATTTTTTCTATCTATCGCAAAACTTGGGAACTTGGCTAGCCCACAAGTAAATATTGTCCTTTTCTATTTAGATGCATTAAATAACCCTATTAGTCTCGGACTGAACTTTACAATTCCGAGTGGTCATCTTCCCAATAACGCAAATAATAACTGGGCTACGATCTATGAAACAACTTCTGCAGTGCCGGCAACAGCGACTCAAGCTTTGCTTATTATCGAAAAGATTCCTACTCTATCAACAGCAGATATAGTTGTTGATGACATAGTATTATTGCAAACTAGTGCAGGAGTAGGCCCTACCGGCGCTACTGGTGCTACTGGTGCTACCGGTGATGTTGGTCCGACCGGGGCTACTGGCGACACTGGCCCTACTGGCGCTACAGGAGACGTTGGTCCGACCGGGGCTACTGGCGACACTGGCCCTACTGGCGCTACAGGAGACGTTGGTCCGACCGGGGCTACTGGTGACACTGGCCCTACTGGCGCTACAGGAGACGTTGGTCCGACTGGGGCTACTGGAGACACTGGTGCTACTGGGGCTACAGGAGACGTTGGTCCGACTGGGGCTACAGGAGACACTGGTGCTACTGGTGCTACAGGAGACGTTGGTCCGACTGGGGCTACTGGAGACACTGGTGCTACTGGGGCTACTGGAGACGTTGGTCCGACTGGCGCTACTGGAGACACTGGCCCTACTGGGGCTACTGGCGACACTGGTGCTACTGGAGCTACTGGAGACGTTGGTCCGACCGGGGCTACTGGTGACACTGGCCCTACTGGGGCTACAGGTGATGTTGGTCCGACCGGGGCTACTGGCGACACTGGCCCTACTGGCGCTACAGGTGATGTTGGTCCGACCGGGGCTACTGGTGACACTGGCCCTACTGGGGCTACAGGAGATACTGGCCCGACCGGGGCTACTGGCGACACTGGTGCTACTGGAGCTACTGGAGACGTTGGTCCGACCGGTGCTACTGGCGACACTGGTGCTACAGGAGCTACTGGAGACGTTGGTCCGACCGGGGCTACTGGCGACACTGGTGCTACTGGAGCTACTGGTGATGTTGGTCCGACCGGTGCTACTGGCGACACTGGTGCTACAGGAGCTACTGGAGACGTTGGTCCGACCGGTGCTACTGGCGACACTGGTGCTACTGGCGCTACTGGAGACGTTGGTCCGACCGGGGCTACTGGAGACGTTGGTCCGACCGGGGCTACTGGCGACACTGGTGCTACAGGAGCTACTGGAGACGTTGGTCCGACCGGCGCTACTGGAGCCACTGGAGACGTTGGTCCGACCGGCGCTACTGGAGCCACTGGCGATGTAGGTCCGACTGGAGCCACTGGTGATGTTGGTCCGACCGGGGCTACTGGCGACACTGGTGCTACTGGCGCTACTGGAGACGTTGGTCCGACCGGGGCTACTGGCGACACTGGTGCTACAGGAGCTACTGGTGATGTTGGTCCGACCGGGGCTACTGGCGACACTGGTGCTACTGGAGCTACTGGAGACGTTGGTCCGACCGGGGCTACTGGCGACACTGGTGCTACAGGAGCTACTGGAGACGTTGGTCCGACCGGGGCTACTGGAGACACTGGTGCTACAGGAGCTACTGGAGACGTTGGTCCGACCGGCGCTACTGGAGCCACTGGCGATGTAGGTCCGACTGGCGCTACTGGAGCCACTGGCGATGTAGGTCCGACTGGAGCCACTGGAGACGTTGGTCCGACCGGTGCTACTGGCGACACTGGTGCTACTGGCGCTACTGGAGACGTTGGTCCGACCGGCGCTACTGGCGACACTGGTGCTACAGGAGCTACTGGAGACGTTGGTCCGACCGGCGCTACTGGAGCCACTGGAGACGTTGGTCCGACCGGCGCTACTGGAGCCACTGGCGATGTAGGTCCGACTGGCGCTACTGGAGCCACTGGCGATGTTGGTCCGACTGGAGCCACTGGTGATGTTGGTCCGACCGGGGCTACTGGCGCTACTGGAGACGTTGGTCCGACCGGGGCTACTGGCGACACTGGTGCTACAGGAGCTACTGGAGACGTTGGTCCGACCGGCGCTACTGGAGCCACTGGCGATGTAGGTCCGACTGGAGCCACTGGTGATGTTGGTCCGACCGGGGCTACTGGCGACACTGGTGCTACAGGAGCTACTGGAGACGTTGGTCCGACCGGTGCTACTGGAGCCACTGGAGACGTTGGTCCGACCGGCGCTACTGGCGACACTGGTGCTACAGGAGCTACTGGAGACGTTGGTCCGACCGGCGCTACTGGAGCCACTGGAGACGTTGGTCCGACCGGCGCTACTGGAGCCACTGGAGACGTTGGTCCGACCGGCGCTACTGGAGCCACTGGCGATGTAGGTCCGACTGGCGCTACTGGAGCCACTGGCGATGTTGGTCCGACTGGAGCCACTGGTGATGTTGGTCCGACCGGTGCTACTGGCGACACTGGCCCTACTGGTCCAACTGGCGCTACTGGAGTAGCTGGAGTATTCTCTCCTGCCTATGGTCATTTCCAGCTAAGCAAAACTATGTTAATAAATCCAAATGGAGCTATTGCTTTTGACATTACTGGTCCAACTACAGGTGGAGTTGCACTAGCTAATTCAAGTACTATCAACATTACTCAGGGTGGAGATTATTCCATTTTTGTCCTTATGACAGTGAGTCCACTAAGCACATCGGAGCCAGAAAATATAGAAGTTGGTTTATTAATTAACAACATCGAAATTCCCGATTTTAAAACGAATACTACAATTTCAAATAGTGATTCTAATGGCCTTCCTATACAATTTTCAATAGATGCTATTGTGTCAATACCAGATAACTCTACACTTCAACTCAGAAATTTACTAAATAATTCTTTCACAATTAATAGTAACAGCGTGAATAGCGGTACAATTAAAATCATTAAATTAAACTAA
- a CDS encoding homocysteine synthase, whose product MTKPDWKRETLALHGGQEADPTTGARAVPIYQTSSYEFRDTNHAANLFSLQEPGNIYTRIMNPTQDVFEKRVALLEGGIGALATASGQSAITFALLNIVQAGDEIISSSSLYGGTYNLFAHTFAKLGITVHFVDQSNPDNFRTKITDNTKAFFCETIGNPQMHVADLTAIATIAHEHDLPLLVDNTFASPILCRPIEHGADIVIHSATKFIGGHGTSIGGIIVDSGNFDWSKGKFPGLSTPDPTYNGIVYTEAVGNAAYIIKARVQLQRDVGATLSPFNSFLFLQGLETLHLRMERHSQNALAVAQYLEQHPDIEWVSYPGLASSPTYELSQHYLPDGHGALLTFGIKGGVEAGKKVIESVHLFSHLANVGDSKSLIIHPASTTHLQLTPEEQTKAGVTPGMIRLSIGTEAISDILQDLQHAIQAAVETIQV is encoded by the coding sequence ATGACAAAACCAGATTGGAAAAGAGAAACACTAGCCCTACATGGTGGCCAAGAGGCAGACCCGACTACTGGTGCTCGCGCAGTCCCCATCTACCAAACATCATCCTATGAATTCCGGGATACCAACCATGCCGCCAATCTGTTCTCGTTACAAGAACCTGGGAACATTTACACCCGCATCATGAATCCCACACAAGATGTTTTTGAGAAGCGGGTTGCCCTATTAGAAGGTGGTATCGGTGCGCTAGCTACTGCATCTGGTCAATCAGCCATTACATTTGCCTTGTTAAATATTGTTCAAGCTGGTGATGAAATCATTTCTTCCAGCAGTTTATATGGAGGAACATACAATCTATTTGCCCACACATTTGCGAAGCTCGGAATTACGGTGCATTTTGTTGATCAATCTAATCCAGACAACTTCCGAACAAAGATTACTGACAATACAAAAGCCTTCTTCTGCGAAACGATCGGTAATCCCCAAATGCATGTCGCCGATCTAACAGCTATTGCTACCATTGCTCATGAACATGACTTGCCTTTACTTGTTGACAATACTTTCGCCTCCCCTATTTTGTGCCGCCCAATTGAACACGGAGCAGATATCGTTATCCATTCTGCCACTAAATTTATAGGCGGGCACGGCACGTCTATCGGAGGCATTATTGTAGACTCTGGTAATTTTGATTGGAGTAAAGGTAAATTCCCTGGGCTTTCCACGCCAGATCCTACCTATAACGGGATTGTGTATACAGAAGCTGTAGGAAATGCTGCTTACATTATAAAAGCTCGTGTGCAACTACAACGAGATGTGGGTGCTACCTTATCTCCTTTTAACTCCTTTTTATTCTTACAAGGCTTAGAAACGCTCCATTTACGTATGGAACGCCATAGTCAGAATGCACTTGCTGTAGCCCAGTATCTAGAGCAACACCCCGATATCGAGTGGGTGAGCTATCCTGGACTTGCTAGCTCACCCACCTACGAACTGAGCCAGCACTACTTACCAGATGGCCATGGAGCCTTGTTAACTTTTGGCATCAAAGGAGGAGTAGAAGCTGGCAAAAAAGTGATTGAGTCTGTTCATTTGTTCTCTCATCTAGCTAATGTGGGAGACTCCAAATCACTGATCATTCATCCGGCTAGTACCACGCATCTCCAGCTCACTCCGGAAGAACAGACTAAGGCAGGTGTGACTCCCGGTATGATTCGTCTTTCTATCGGGACGGAAGCGATCAGTGATATTTTGCAAGATTTACAGCATGCAATACAAGCGGCTGTAGAAACGATACAAGTGTAG
- a CDS encoding phosphodiester glycosidase family protein: MLSKLNLFFALLLAPLCGILLAFAEPSPLEAKMDKLSLKSAQLAVQISELETASNETKDLLASLRKTADQDKKEAEQHQKQLDNLVAASKNQTKQSTGLLDEILANLLGDPIGQNFGKNSRIKVYSLKEAGYSGYMAKVHLFNPNALKMVLANDSIYSKGETTSHAAKRKGAVLAVNAGGFDKRDGKLAPLGITVVDGQVKTFSNNANLSFVGFNKNGQLHSGRLTSQEEVKKNGIMQGASFLPILLENGQKKPIPKAWANRREPRTLIGNFENGDLLFIVIDGRNKGGSKGVTLEEAQRKLLEFKVRDAYNLDGGSSSVFYYNGKVLNHPSSGRELPLTTHFVVLP; this comes from the coding sequence GTGCTTTCTAAGCTGAATCTGTTTTTTGCCTTATTGCTCGCTCCCCTTTGTGGGATTCTGCTTGCTTTTGCCGAGCCCTCACCCTTGGAAGCCAAAATGGACAAGCTATCGTTAAAAAGTGCTCAACTCGCTGTGCAAATATCGGAGTTGGAAACAGCATCTAACGAAACCAAAGACCTCTTGGCAAGTCTACGTAAAACGGCTGATCAAGATAAAAAAGAAGCAGAACAGCATCAGAAGCAACTTGATAATCTGGTAGCAGCTAGCAAAAACCAGACGAAACAATCTACTGGATTACTAGATGAAATCCTAGCTAACCTCTTAGGAGATCCGATCGGACAAAACTTCGGTAAGAATTCTCGGATCAAAGTTTACTCGCTAAAAGAAGCTGGGTATAGCGGCTATATGGCAAAGGTTCATCTGTTTAACCCCAATGCGCTGAAAATGGTATTGGCCAATGATAGCATCTACAGCAAAGGGGAAACGACTAGTCATGCGGCGAAACGAAAAGGTGCCGTTTTAGCAGTTAATGCGGGCGGTTTTGATAAACGAGATGGCAAGCTTGCCCCACTCGGTATTACAGTGGTAGATGGTCAGGTCAAAACATTTTCCAACAACGCGAATTTGAGTTTTGTCGGCTTTAACAAAAATGGTCAGTTGCATAGTGGTCGCCTTACGTCACAGGAGGAAGTGAAAAAGAACGGCATCATGCAGGGTGCAAGCTTCTTGCCAATCCTTTTAGAAAACGGTCAGAAAAAACCAATTCCAAAAGCATGGGCAAATCGTCGAGAGCCACGTACGCTGATCGGAAACTTTGAAAATGGGGATCTGCTATTTATCGTGATTGACGGGCGTAATAAAGGTGGTAGCAAAGGAGTTACCCTAGAAGAAGCACAACGTAAATTACTTGAGTTCAAGGTACGTGATGCATACAATCTGGATGGCGGAAGCTCTAGTGTCTTTTACTATAATGGTAAAGTGTTAAATCACCCTTCCAGTGGGCGTGAATTACCTTTGACCACCCATTTTGTGGTTCTTCCTTAG
- the sulP gene encoding sulfate permease — translation MKLSGRYEHYNGTYFRQDLISGLIVGVIAIPLGMAFAIAAGVNPQYGIYTTIIAGFFISLFGGSRFQIGGPTGAFIPILFAIVMQYGYENLLIAGLLAGVMLVLMGIFKLGALITFIPRPVTIGFTAGIAVIIFTGQISNFLGLTGIQRHEDFLSNMKEIGIHLSTINPYSVMTAVICFAILFITPKLFPKVPGSLIGLIVSSLFAACFFEGKVATIGSAYGAIPSTLPSFHLPDITLDKIGQLLQPAFVIALLGGIESLLSAVVADGMTGNRHKSNRELIGQGIANIITPLFGGIPATGAIARTATNIKSGAKSPVSGMVHSLVVLIVLMLFAPWASTIPLASMAPILMVVAWNMSERKTFAHVVKTKTSDSFVLVITFLLTVLTDLVTAVEVGLILAVILFVKRMRDILTVAKVLPDPTVKHEKMSPHMVKEGHDCPQIAVFTVEGALFFGAAAMFETSIMGTIHYRPKILLLKMGKVPFMDTTGESNLANVVNDFKNNGGKVLISGIQTQPKEVLIKTGLANVIGNEHFFEHTGEAIDYALTQLDKQKCLGCKHFAFRECTVLSDPNVSTGNSVTTINSFSE, via the coding sequence ATGAAGCTGTCGGGAAGATATGAACATTACAACGGTACTTATTTTCGACAAGATCTCATATCGGGATTAATTGTAGGTGTCATTGCCATTCCTTTAGGAATGGCTTTTGCTATTGCTGCTGGCGTTAACCCTCAATATGGGATTTACACAACAATCATTGCAGGTTTTTTTATTTCATTGTTTGGTGGATCTAGGTTTCAGATTGGCGGTCCTACAGGGGCTTTTATTCCGATTTTATTTGCGATTGTCATGCAATATGGATATGAGAACCTACTGATTGCAGGATTGTTAGCTGGAGTGATGCTGGTCCTGATGGGTATTTTCAAGCTTGGGGCACTTATCACCTTTATTCCGCGTCCTGTTACCATTGGTTTTACTGCTGGAATTGCTGTCATTATTTTTACTGGACAAATCTCAAACTTTTTAGGATTAACAGGTATTCAAAGGCATGAAGATTTTCTTTCCAATATGAAAGAAATTGGGATTCATCTCTCCACCATAAATCCATATAGTGTTATGACTGCAGTCATTTGTTTTGCTATTCTTTTTATCACACCAAAGCTTTTTCCAAAGGTACCTGGGTCACTCATTGGTCTTATCGTGTCTAGCTTATTTGCTGCGTGTTTTTTTGAAGGGAAAGTGGCCACAATTGGTTCTGCCTATGGTGCGATTCCAAGTACACTTCCAAGTTTTCATTTACCGGATATCACTTTGGATAAAATCGGGCAACTTCTTCAACCTGCCTTTGTGATCGCTTTACTCGGCGGGATTGAATCCCTCTTGTCCGCCGTAGTCGCAGATGGCATGACAGGTAATCGTCATAAAAGTAATCGTGAGCTAATTGGGCAAGGAATTGCGAATATTATTACCCCATTGTTTGGTGGTATTCCCGCAACGGGAGCCATTGCACGGACGGCTACTAATATTAAAAGTGGTGCTAAGAGTCCTGTCTCGGGAATGGTTCATAGTTTAGTCGTGTTGATCGTGTTAATGCTGTTTGCTCCGTGGGCTTCTACAATTCCTTTAGCAAGTATGGCACCCATCTTAATGGTTGTTGCTTGGAATATGAGTGAACGTAAAACATTTGCCCATGTAGTAAAAACAAAAACAAGTGATTCCTTTGTCTTAGTGATTACTTTTTTGCTTACCGTGCTAACCGATTTAGTAACTGCGGTTGAAGTAGGATTAATCTTGGCAGTTATTCTGTTTGTGAAACGAATGCGAGACATATTAACCGTCGCTAAGGTTTTGCCTGATCCTACCGTGAAGCATGAAAAAATGTCTCCTCATATGGTAAAAGAAGGACATGATTGTCCTCAAATAGCTGTGTTTACTGTGGAGGGAGCGCTATTCTTTGGTGCAGCCGCTATGTTTGAAACATCGATTATGGGCACCATTCATTACCGCCCTAAGATTTTACTACTTAAAATGGGAAAGGTCCCTTTTATGGATACCACTGGTGAATCCAATCTAGCAAATGTAGTCAACGATTTTAAAAACAATGGCGGAAAAGTTCTGATATCTGGGATTCAAACTCAACCAAAAGAAGTTCTGATAAAAACAGGTTTGGCAAATGTGATTGGTAATGAACACTTTTTTGAACATACAGGTGAGGCTATTGACTACGCGTTAACACAGTTAGATAAGCAAAAATGCTTAGGCTGTAAGCATTTTGCCTTTCGTGAATGTACTGTATTATCTGATCCCAATGTATCCACAGGTAACTCGGTTACAACAATCAATAGTTTTTCGGAATAG
- a CDS encoding NCS2 family permease: MYSFFRKRFDVKGHQTTVRNEILAGLTTFFTAVYIIAVNSLILSDAGIPLEAGIVATIIISFIGCLIMGFWANAPVALVPGMGINAFFSYTIVKSMGLSWESALAVVFMSGVLFIVIAFTPVAKLLAKSIPLSLKEGMTVGIGLFLTFIGLQKGGLIVPNPSTFIALGDLGDIKVVLGLVSLVIAIVLFVRNVKGSFLISIIINTLIALALGTVGGADQGSDFSFSTYLTVFGALSFDGIATTAFWLAVFPLTMVIVFENMGLLHSMVPESKFARTFQANGISAMLSGLFGTSPTVSSAESSAGIAAGGKTGITAITVGVLFLISIFCIPVIRYVPDTAIAPILILVGSLMMQSVSQIKFSDMSEGLPAFLIIVLIPFTASIADGIAFGFMAYPIVKLAMGKRKEIPLPLLIISFMFFLYFVLLALQLH; encoded by the coding sequence TTGTACTCATTTTTTCGTAAAAGATTTGATGTAAAAGGGCATCAAACAACTGTTCGTAACGAAATTTTGGCTGGTTTAACCACGTTTTTCACCGCTGTCTACATCATTGCTGTTAATTCATTGATCTTGTCAGATGCCGGGATACCACTGGAAGCAGGTATTGTAGCCACGATTATTATTTCCTTCATCGGATGTTTGATCATGGGCTTTTGGGCCAATGCTCCTGTGGCGCTTGTTCCAGGTATGGGCATTAATGCGTTTTTCTCCTACACCATCGTCAAATCGATGGGATTGTCATGGGAAAGCGCTTTGGCAGTTGTATTCATGTCAGGTGTCTTGTTTATCGTGATTGCTTTTACTCCAGTTGCCAAACTCTTAGCGAAAAGCATCCCGCTGTCATTAAAAGAAGGAATGACGGTCGGAATCGGGTTGTTTCTTACCTTTATTGGTTTGCAAAAAGGCGGTCTAATCGTACCTAATCCATCTACGTTTATAGCTCTAGGCGATCTAGGGGATATCAAGGTGGTGCTGGGATTAGTCAGTCTGGTAATCGCCATAGTGCTATTTGTACGCAATGTAAAAGGGAGCTTTTTGATCAGTATCATTATTAACACGCTAATTGCCCTTGCACTTGGCACGGTAGGTGGCGCTGATCAGGGGAGCGATTTCTCCTTTTCAACTTACCTAACTGTCTTTGGTGCTCTTTCATTTGATGGCATAGCTACAACTGCATTTTGGTTGGCTGTGTTTCCTTTGACTATGGTCATCGTTTTTGAAAACATGGGTCTTTTGCACAGCATGGTTCCAGAAAGCAAATTTGCTCGTACTTTCCAAGCAAACGGAATTTCAGCTATGCTATCTGGATTATTTGGTACGAGTCCAACCGTGTCCTCAGCGGAAAGCTCTGCGGGAATTGCTGCGGGTGGGAAAACAGGGATTACAGCAATTACGGTAGGGGTACTATTCTTGATATCTATCTTTTGCATACCTGTCATTCGTTACGTGCCAGATACGGCGATTGCTCCCATCTTAATTTTAGTTGGTAGTCTGATGATGCAAAGTGTCAGTCAGATCAAGTTCAGTGACATGTCGGAAGGCTTGCCTGCGTTCCTGATTATTGTGCTGATTCCATTTACAGCTAGTATTGCGGATGGAATTGCTTTTGGATTTATGGCGTATCCAATTGTTAAACTGGCGATGGGCAAAAGAAAAGAAATTCCTCTTCCTCTTTTGATCATCTCGTTCATGTTTTTCTTATACTTTGTCTTGCTAGCATTACAGCTTCATTAA
- a CDS encoding amino acid deaminase/aldolase yields the protein MSRYHQYQKAFADIPKPFAYIDLDLLDQNMAEIVARSNGKRIRIASKSIRSVPMLRRILNYHPMLQGIMCFTASEALFLWENGFDDLLLGYPVVDKSLLLSITQAVQQGAQITLMVDSLEHVCLIEEVAREMDTPLLLCVDMDASVPFFSLHFGVYRSPLHMVEEVMQVVERIATSSWLVLDGIMSYEAQIAGVGDNMPGQSIKNGFISYLKKRSIRSIREKRARVYNELQRHNISIRFCNGGGTGSMTSTCQEDAVTEVTVGSGFYAPALFDYYREFRLQPAAGFAIEIVRKPKPNIYTCSGGGYVASGSIGKEKLPAPYLPPKAKLLSLEGAGEVQTPVRYTGEQELSIGDPIFFRHSKAGELCERFPALHLLREGKIVGEAMTYRGEGRCFL from the coding sequence ATGAGCAGGTATCACCAGTATCAAAAAGCTTTCGCTGACATACCAAAGCCGTTTGCCTATATTGATTTAGATTTATTGGATCAAAATATGGCAGAGATTGTGGCTAGGAGCAATGGGAAACGTATTCGAATTGCCAGTAAGTCGATTCGTTCAGTTCCCATGCTGCGCCGTATACTGAATTATCACCCTATGTTACAAGGAATCATGTGTTTTACGGCATCAGAAGCGTTGTTTTTATGGGAGAACGGTTTTGATGATTTGTTACTTGGCTACCCCGTAGTGGACAAATCATTGTTACTTTCGATCACGCAAGCTGTACAACAAGGCGCACAAATCACCTTGATGGTCGACTCCTTGGAGCATGTTTGCTTGATAGAAGAAGTGGCAAGAGAAATGGATACACCCCTGTTGCTCTGTGTGGACATGGATGCATCCGTCCCTTTTTTTAGTCTGCACTTTGGTGTATATCGTTCTCCTTTGCACATGGTAGAGGAAGTGATGCAGGTGGTAGAGAGGATTGCAACCTCTTCTTGGCTTGTTTTGGATGGAATCATGAGCTATGAAGCCCAAATTGCTGGAGTCGGTGATAACATGCCTGGGCAAAGTATCAAAAATGGCTTTATATCTTATCTAAAAAAACGTTCCATTCGTTCCATAAGAGAAAAGCGGGCCCGTGTTTATAACGAGTTGCAACGACACAATATTTCCATTCGCTTTTGTAATGGAGGGGGTACCGGTAGTATGACATCCACATGCCAAGAAGACGCAGTGACAGAGGTAACGGTAGGCTCTGGTTTTTATGCTCCTGCTCTATTTGATTATTACCGAGAGTTTCGCTTACAGCCAGCAGCCGGATTTGCTATTGAGATTGTGCGAAAGCCAAAACCCAATATCTATACTTGTTCGGGAGGAGGGTATGTGGCATCTGGATCAATAGGAAAAGAAAAACTCCCAGCTCCCTATCTACCACCAAAAGCTAAATTATTATCCCTAGAAGGGGCGGGAGAGGTGCAAACGCCTGTTCGTTATACAGGAGAGCAGGAACTTTCAATCGGAGATCCTATCTTTTTTCGACACAGTAAGGCAGGAGAATTATGTGAGCGCTTTCCAGCACTTCACTTGCTTCGTGAGGGAAAAATAGTGGGGGAAGCGATGACGTATCGGGGAGAGGGCAGGTGTTTTCTATGA
- a CDS encoding MarR family transcriptional regulator, producing MKQSVEFLQSFWAINRITSQLTQQDAAHAGLTLQQLAILNVICFHPELKTLKQLTERLLTAKSTLSISIDGLVTLGYLTHEPATEDRREILLSLTPEGQKLSQTINRHSSAHHVMETALENMDPADVETLLRLHKTLLTKLHSVKKEVH from the coding sequence ATGAAACAATCTGTGGAGTTTTTACAATCTTTTTGGGCCATCAATCGCATCACGTCCCAATTGACCCAACAAGATGCTGCTCATGCTGGTCTTACCTTGCAACAGTTAGCCATTTTAAATGTCATTTGCTTTCATCCAGAGTTAAAAACATTAAAACAACTAACAGAGCGTTTGTTAACTGCCAAAAGCACCTTGAGTATCTCTATTGATGGACTGGTAACGCTTGGATATCTTACCCATGAACCTGCTACGGAAGACAGACGGGAAATCCTTTTATCCTTGACACCTGAAGGACAAAAGCTATCTCAAACTATAAACAGACACTCTTCTGCCCACCATGTTATGGAAACAGCCCTAGAAAACATGGACCCTGCAGATGTAGAGACCTTGCTCAGATTGCATAAAACCTTACTCACCAAGTTGCATAGTGTGAAAAAAGAAGTGCATTAA